One Candidatus Acididesulfobacter guangdongensis genomic window carries:
- a CDS encoding MBL fold metallo-hydrolase, translated as MKILVLGSGTSTGVPLIGCNCEVCTSENPKNKRLRPSILITENDVNCLIDTTPDLRAQALKFNILKIDLVLYTHTHADHLFGIDDLRMFNYIKKGAIPIYASEKDIETITTRFDYIFKKKAQSSKPDLIPNVIIDNKINFKNIDIQSVPVFHGNQLINGYRIKDLAYLTDVSKIPEESFKLLQGIKVLMIDALRYDEHPTHLTVAKAIEISNILKPKFTYLMHMGHKIEYEKLSASLPPNIFPSFDGLTFEI; from the coding sequence ATGAAAATACTCGTGCTCGGCAGCGGAACATCAACAGGAGTGCCTTTAATAGGTTGCAATTGCGAAGTATGTACTTCTGAAAATCCAAAAAATAAAAGATTAAGACCGTCCATACTTATAACAGAAAATGATGTCAACTGTCTCATAGATACAACGCCGGACTTAAGAGCTCAGGCTTTAAAATTTAATATTCTCAAGATAGACTTAGTGTTATACACCCATACGCATGCCGACCATTTATTCGGGATTGATGATTTAAGAATGTTCAATTATATTAAAAAAGGGGCAATTCCCATATATGCATCAGAAAAAGATATAGAAACTATAACGACAAGATTTGATTACATTTTTAAAAAAAAGGCGCAATCCAGCAAGCCTGATTTGATACCAAATGTTATAATTGACAATAAAATTAATTTTAAAAATATAGATATTCAATCTGTCCCTGTTTTTCACGGCAATCAGCTGATAAACGGTTATAGAATAAAAGACTTAGCATATCTGACCGATGTTTCAAAAATACCGGAAGAATCTTTTAAATTGCTGCAAGGCATCAAAGTACTTATGATTGACGCTCTCAGATATGACGAACATCCCACGCATTTGACCGTAGCCAAGGCTATTGAAATATCAAATATACTGAAGCCGAAGTTTACTTATCTGATGCATATGGGACATAAAATCGAATACGAAAAACTGTCCGCCAGCCTGCCGCCAAATATTTTTCCGTCTTTTGACGGTCTTACGTTTGAAATTTAG
- a CDS encoding type III pantothenate kinase — MFLSCDIGNTDTVFGVYNNSDGNYNDEEKDIFRVYRILTSEICSERDIFSTLNRLFFNDGISISDIEYICVSSVVPSQNKFYKLFCSLLNCRAIFISSVSKTGINLIVENPEKLGADRIVNASYAYHLSKEFQIIVDIGTALKIDIVDAAGNFKGGIIFPGLKTLAVCLNEKTALLPPININELSRNKNSGNVLNSDNKDVNNGFSENYNDSGNEGNETDINSNDTIQLIGDNTIKAIQSGLLYGTIFLIEGFIKEIQKQYNKTECKVIFTGGLSNIIADKCRMKGLKIIDGLWTIKGLKFLYKLNTAV; from the coding sequence ATGTTTTTATCCTGCGATATCGGCAATACAGACACCGTATTCGGTGTTTATAATAATTCAGACGGCAATTACAATGATGAAGAGAAAGATATATTCAGGGTGTATAGGATTTTGACTTCTGAAATATGTTCAGAACGGGATATTTTCAGCACATTAAACAGATTATTTTTTAATGATGGCATCAGCATAAGCGATATAGAATATATTTGTGTATCTTCGGTAGTTCCATCCCAAAATAAATTTTATAAATTGTTTTGCAGTCTGTTAAACTGCCGTGCAATTTTTATTTCTTCGGTTTCAAAAACAGGTATTAATCTAATAGTTGAAAACCCTGAGAAATTAGGTGCAGACCGCATTGTCAACGCAAGCTACGCATATCATCTAAGCAAAGAATTTCAAATAATAGTTGATATAGGAACAGCATTAAAAATTGATATCGTTGATGCAGCGGGAAATTTTAAAGGAGGCATTATATTTCCCGGGTTAAAAACTCTTGCAGTGTGTCTTAATGAGAAAACAGCATTGCTTCCGCCGATAAATATAAATGAACTGAGCCGCAACAAAAACAGCGGCAATGTCCTGAACAGTGACAATAAAGACGTTAATAACGGTTTCAGCGAAAATTATAATGACAGCGGCAATGAAGGTAACGAAACTGATATTAATAGCAATGATACTATACAGTTAATAGGCGACAATACAATTAAAGCAATACAGTCGGGATTATTATACGGCACTATATTTCTGATAGAAGGTTTTATAAAAGAAATTCAGAAGCAATATAACAAAACGGAATGCAAAGTTATTTTTACCGGCGGATTATCTAATATTATCGCTGATAAATGCAGGATGAAAGGCTTAAAAATAATTGACGGTTTGTGGACGATAAAAGGTTTAAAATTTTTATATAAACTTAATACGGCAGTCTAA
- a CDS encoding biotin--[acetyl-CoA-carboxylase] ligase, translated as MNAINELDYIDIFEIKKHLKTNFIGKNIFYEEKVGSTNLMARELAVKGAKNGTVVIADTQDKGKGRNGKIWTSPKACNIYLSIILKPKFTPEAANGMTILAATAAAESIKEISSITPQIKWPNDILVNSKKVSGILTEMSTQNNIIEYIIIGIGINVNLKEEDIYEDIKNVATSLYIERTKELKQLNEDNLFINRNNLIISFLNKFEKYYETFLSTGLSSILQIYQKYFGMIGKDVEINSENHKIKGQVVGIDSKGALLLKTGENELEKVVSGELTVLL; from the coding sequence ATGAATGCCATTAATGAGTTAGATTATATTGATATTTTTGAGATAAAAAAACATCTTAAAACAAATTTTATAGGAAAAAATATATTTTACGAAGAAAAAGTAGGTTCTACGAACTTAATGGCGAGGGAGCTTGCTGTTAAAGGTGCTAAGAACGGTACTGTGGTTATTGCCGATACACAGGACAAAGGCAAAGGCAGAAACGGAAAAATATGGACGTCCCCTAAGGCATGCAATATATATCTGTCTATTATATTGAAACCCAAGTTCACTCCTGAAGCTGCCAACGGCATGACTATTCTGGCGGCAACGGCAGCTGCGGAATCTATCAAAGAAATTTCCTCTATTACTCCGCAAATTAAATGGCCTAACGATATTTTAGTAAATTCAAAAAAGGTCTCCGGAATTTTGACGGAAATGAGCACTCAAAATAATATTATAGAATATATTATCATAGGAATAGGTATTAATGTTAATCTTAAAGAAGAAGATATTTACGAAGATATAAAAAATGTAGCTACGTCTTTATATATCGAAAGAACAAAGGAACTCAAGCAATTAAACGAAGATAACCTATTTATAAACAGAAATAATTTGATAATAAGTTTTCTTAATAAATTTGAGAAATATTATGAAACGTTCCTATCCACCGGTTTGTCGTCGATACTGCAAATTTATCAAAAATATTTTGGAATGATAGGAAAAGATGTGGAAATAAATAGTGAAAATCACAAGATTAAAGGTCAGGTTGTCGGTATAGATTCCAAAGGAGCATTATTGTTAAAAACCGGCGAAAATGAATTAGAAAAAGTGGTTTCCGGCGAGTTGACCGTTTTGTTATAA